One Candidatus Poribacteria bacterium DNA window includes the following coding sequences:
- a CDS encoding DUF790 family protein, with protein sequence MLTKDLLRYKTQNGQILPQFVNPADNQLLVIAEQLIAVFEESPDKPRATLLESSKHIIDSTPGTLIVKRGLEKLLLDRTEFDTTPNEALIAFRQKLFTETSRLLSQETFENYADYQGKVLTESQPEIAPTDGADLTAKLYADLPSHQQVLTFKTLSAEHLLHRYNTAQVQGLLLHSNSLTLKLADAMTAELRQLFKYLRFNHLLSTIRKEEERYQITVDGPLNLFYKTKRYGMNLANFFVAVLHQPKWELTAEIQFRNTGWRLSLDESCGIKPISQQFLAYIPEDIQLFQTMLGNKTDDWQIRPGSQFLPLPGDLYCFPDYQLVHKSGVETAIELFHPWHQGHLIARLNTLAEQRDVSLILGVSKELEKKPLIADALAASAYFSQFGFIFREVPTIRTLLPILKALV encoded by the coding sequence ATGCTTACCAAAGATCTGCTCCGTTACAAAACCCAGAACGGGCAGATTTTACCACAGTTTGTGAATCCAGCAGATAATCAGTTATTGGTAATTGCCGAGCAATTAATCGCTGTTTTTGAAGAGTCGCCAGACAAGCCACGCGCGACGCTTTTGGAAAGCAGCAAGCACATTATTGATAGCACACCGGGAACACTTATTGTCAAGCGTGGACTCGAAAAACTCCTGTTAGATCGGACAGAGTTTGATACGACGCCCAACGAAGCATTGATCGCATTTCGACAAAAACTTTTCACGGAGACAAGCCGCCTACTTTCACAAGAAACGTTCGAGAATTACGCCGATTACCAAGGCAAAGTGTTGACGGAATCGCAACCAGAAATTGCTCCGACAGACGGAGCGGACCTAACTGCCAAGCTTTACGCAGATCTGCCGAGTCATCAACAAGTCTTGACATTCAAGACGCTTTCTGCTGAACACTTGCTCCACCGCTATAACACCGCACAGGTCCAAGGGTTACTTCTCCATAGCAATAGTCTCACGCTAAAACTCGCCGACGCCATGACAGCCGAACTCCGTCAACTGTTCAAGTATCTCAGATTCAATCACCTCCTCTCCACGATTCGGAAAGAAGAAGAACGCTATCAGATTACGGTGGACGGACCGCTCAATCTCTTTTACAAAACAAAACGATACGGCATGAATTTGGCGAATTTCTTCGTCGCCGTGCTGCATCAACCGAAATGGGAACTCACCGCGGAGATCCAGTTCCGAAATACTGGCTGGCGATTATCTCTCGATGAATCGTGCGGGATTAAGCCGATTTCGCAACAGTTCCTCGCCTACATCCCTGAAGATATTCAACTCTTTCAGACAATGCTCGGTAACAAAACCGATGACTGGCAGATCCGTCCCGGCAGTCAGTTCCTCCCTTTACCGGGCGATCTCTACTGCTTCCCAGACTATCAACTCGTTCATAAAAGTGGTGTAGAGACCGCCATTGAGTTATTTCATCCGTGGCACCAAGGACATCTCATCGCGCGACTCAACACGCTCGCCGAACAGAGAGATGTATCTCTTATCCTCGGGGTCTCAAAGGAACTGGAAAAAAAGCCGCTTATCGCTGACGCACTCGCGGCCTCTGCGTATTTCTCACAGTTTGGCTTCATATTTCGAGAGGTTCCAACCATACGCACCTTACTCCCAATCCTGAAAGCCCTTGTATAG
- a CDS encoding beta-lactamase family protein — translation MDTVELTSNLTAAPHEVGLSAKRLACISTTSQKFIDGERLAGAVTVVARRGKVVYFKASGMMDIAANKPMQKDTIFRIYSMTKPIAAVAVMMLCEEGKLQLDAPTSTYLPELDGLKVAVDADGESLRLVEADRDMTVRDLMRHTAGLPGAARYMAGQTAVDKRYREAGLHRLHACDLQEMVERLGRIPLLYPPGTKWHYSIAADVLGRLIEVVSGQPFDVFLADRIFQPLGMPDTGFYVPKEKIDRFANMYGPKPGGGLQTIDAPEGGTGHVSKNSFMQKPKFLSAGGGLVSTAADFTRLCLMLSGRGTLEGKQLLKSESVELMTRNHLPAHLIPLDKKPDERYAGLGFGLGVSVRVQQTDWIPASQVDEYGWIGGTSTEFWISPRDELVAITLAQHIPFSELSQTLKPLIYAAILKETPDVHQKPL, via the coding sequence ATGGACACCGTAGAACTAACTTCCAATCTAACCGCGGCACCGCACGAGGTAGGGCTCTCAGCGAAACGACTTGCGTGTATCTCTACGACTTCGCAAAAGTTTATTGACGGAGAACGACTCGCGGGTGCGGTCACAGTTGTGGCACGGCGTGGTAAAGTGGTATACTTTAAGGCATCCGGTATGATGGACATTGCAGCGAATAAGCCGATGCAAAAAGATACGATCTTCCGTATCTATTCAATGACCAAACCGATCGCTGCAGTGGCAGTGATGATGCTCTGTGAGGAAGGAAAACTACAACTGGATGCCCCGACTTCGACCTACCTCCCCGAATTAGATGGGCTGAAAGTAGCAGTAGATGCAGATGGAGAATCACTCAGGTTGGTTGAAGCCGATCGGGATATGACTGTTCGAGATCTGATGCGCCATACCGCGGGATTGCCGGGTGCCGCACGATATATGGCAGGCCAAACCGCAGTCGACAAACGTTACCGCGAGGCAGGTCTGCACCGTCTGCATGCGTGCGACCTACAGGAGATGGTTGAGAGGCTCGGCAGGATTCCGTTGTTGTACCCACCCGGAACGAAATGGCACTATAGCATCGCCGCAGATGTCTTGGGTAGATTGATTGAGGTAGTTTCCGGTCAGCCCTTTGATGTGTTTTTAGCCGATCGGATCTTCCAACCGTTAGGTATGCCCGATACCGGATTTTACGTGCCAAAGGAGAAGATAGATCGGTTCGCGAATATGTACGGTCCAAAACCGGGCGGAGGTCTGCAAACGATCGATGCTCCGGAGGGCGGAACAGGTCATGTATCCAAAAATAGTTTCATGCAGAAACCGAAATTCCTATCTGCCGGTGGTGGCTTGGTCTCTACCGCTGCTGATTTCACCCGATTGTGTCTGATGCTCTCAGGCAGAGGCACACTTGAGGGAAAACAACTCCTGAAGTCTGAATCCGTCGAATTGATGACGCGCAATCATTTACCAGCGCATTTGATACCGTTGGATAAAAAACCGGATGAACGTTACGCCGGACTCGGTTTCGGACTCGGTGTCTCAGTTCGCGTCCAGCAGACGGACTGGATACCCGCTTCCCAAGTGGATGAATACGGCTGGATTGGCGGGACAAGCACCGAATTCTGGATTTCACCGCGAGATGAATTGGTGGCAATCACCCTCGCACAACATATCCCATTTTCCGAATTGAGCCAGACCCTTAAACCGCTCATCTACGCCGCAATTTTAAAAGAAACGCCTGATGTACACCAGAAACCTCTTTAA
- a CDS encoding tetratricopeptide repeat protein, protein MTFLYGLNKLRFGGLMLIVGLMLCFIACGPKAIPYSQSTDVPKPNPVAVAHYNWGMAYANDGNFGQAIMELSLAIENEPGWVMPFFTLGVVYGNLGELDKAIQAWERATQLDVDFAKAHYNLAVAYSHKAEKGLSIASLREAIRVDEAALSAAKTEPAFDNIRNSPEFRELEKNTESN, encoded by the coding sequence ATGACTTTTCTATACGGATTGAACAAATTACGCTTTGGTGGGTTAATGTTAATTGTAGGTTTGATGCTTTGTTTCATTGCATGCGGTCCGAAAGCGATCCCTTATTCACAAAGCACGGACGTCCCCAAACCGAACCCCGTTGCCGTCGCACACTATAATTGGGGCATGGCGTATGCCAACGATGGCAACTTTGGACAAGCCATCATGGAACTCAGCTTGGCAATCGAGAATGAACCTGGGTGGGTCATGCCGTTTTTCACATTAGGCGTTGTCTATGGAAATTTGGGCGAACTCGACAAAGCGATTCAAGCCTGGGAACGCGCCACGCAGTTAGATGTTGACTTCGCGAAGGCACACTACAACCTCGCGGTTGCCTATTCACACAAGGCAGAAAAAGGGCTCTCAATCGCTTCGTTGCGTGAGGCAATTCGCGTGGACGAGGCAGCACTTTCCGCAGCGAAAACGGAACCTGCCTTTGACAACATTCGTAACTCTCCAGAATTTCGAGAATTAGAGAAAAACACTGAATCGAATTAG